Proteins encoded by one window of Bacteroidales bacterium:
- a CDS encoding sulfatase-like hydrolase/transferase codes for MKFIEIFQRYYLLVLPFFIIGCNNKEKDKKDLPNIIMVMADDQGWGDVGYNGHPELKTPNLDEMAGEGLQFNQFYAHAPVSSPTRASFLTGRHPNRMGVFKWGNLIRPQEITVAEVLKKADYVTGHFGKWHVGSVYEDCPTNPGANGFDEWLSAPNFYDNNPILSREGTAVQKHGESSVIAVNAAIEFIRKHHESAQPFFSVIWFGSPHGPHIAIERDKALYPDLDEELQNFYGEITGIDRAVGKLREKLRAMNIE; via the coding sequence ATGAAATTTATAGAGATTTTTCAGCGCTATTACTTATTGGTATTGCCTTTTTTCATCATAGGTTGTAATAACAAGGAAAAGGATAAAAAAGATCTTCCCAATATCATAATGGTCATGGCTGATGATCAGGGTTGGGGAGATGTCGGTTACAATGGACATCCCGAGCTTAAAACCCCAAATTTAGATGAAATGGCCGGGGAGGGTTTGCAATTTAACCAATTTTATGCCCACGCCCCGGTTTCTTCCCCTACCCGCGCAAGTTTTTTGACTGGCCGTCATCCCAACCGAATGGGAGTATTTAAATGGGGAAACCTGATCCGTCCCCAGGAGATAACTGTTGCCGAAGTGCTTAAAAAAGCAGATTATGTGACAGGTCATTTTGGAAAATGGCATGTTGGATCGGTATATGAAGATTGTCCTACGAATCCCGGTGCCAATGGTTTTGATGAATGGTTGTCAGCGCCCAATTTTTACGATAACAATCCCATTCTTTCCCGCGAAGGAACTGCAGTTCAAAAACATGGGGAAAGCTCCGTTATTGCTGTGAATGCAGCTATTGAATTCATTCGGAAACATCACGAAAGCGCTCAACCGTTTTTTTCTGTTATCTGGTTTGGCTCGCCTCATGGGCCCCATATAGCTATAGAAAGAGACAAAGCACTTTATCCGGATTTGGATGAGGAATTACAGAATTTTTATGGGGAAATTACCGGGATTGACCGTGCTGTTGGGAAACTCAGAGAAAAATTGAGAGCAATGAATATTGAAGA